The following coding sequences are from one Hymenobacter sp. DG25A window:
- a CDS encoding ABC transporter permease, whose product MNVALLIARRYFSSKKKRNIISIISNISMVGVAVGTMALIIVLSVFNGLEDLVRSLYGKSDPDLKITALKGKSFEVDAPLLTRLRAMPGVALVTEVIEDNALLRYHDRQMVVKMKGVSDNFFAQSNIDSALVQGDHRLEKEGGEYALIGAGVQHELSIALDNRLAPLTLLYPRNTGKRTLSFNPENAFNELPILAGGVFLIEQNIDDSYVFVPLNFAQKLLNYGDKRTSLEVKVSQSRTIEEVKGEVKELLGPKFSVLDSDEQHVSLLKAIKVEKMFVFITFAFILLIASLNIFFSLSMLVIDKRKDVAILQAMGAGQRTIRNIFLFEGAIVAQVGAITGLVIGVTICWLQQTFHLVSMGMATSVVDSYPVKMQLSDIVWTGVAIIIITIVVSIRPALSASKLDIRDNL is encoded by the coding sequence ATGAACGTCGCTTTGCTCATTGCCCGGCGTTATTTTTCTTCCAAGAAGAAGCGCAACATCATCAGCATCATCTCCAACATTTCCATGGTTGGAGTGGCCGTGGGCACCATGGCGCTTATCATTGTGCTATCGGTGTTCAACGGGCTGGAGGATCTGGTACGCTCGCTCTACGGCAAATCCGACCCTGATCTGAAGATTACCGCCCTCAAGGGCAAGTCGTTTGAGGTAGATGCGCCGCTGCTCACGCGCCTGCGCGCCATGCCGGGCGTGGCCCTGGTAACGGAAGTAATTGAGGACAATGCCCTGCTGCGCTACCACGACCGGCAGATGGTGGTGAAGATGAAGGGCGTGAGCGACAACTTCTTCGCTCAGAGCAACATCGACTCGGCCCTGGTGCAGGGTGACCACCGCCTGGAAAAAGAAGGGGGCGAGTATGCTCTCATCGGGGCCGGCGTGCAGCACGAGCTGAGTATAGCCCTGGACAACCGCTTGGCGCCCCTCACGCTGCTGTACCCGCGCAATACCGGCAAGCGCACTCTTTCCTTCAACCCGGAAAATGCGTTCAACGAGTTGCCCATTCTGGCCGGTGGCGTGTTCCTCATCGAGCAGAATATCGACGACAGCTACGTTTTCGTGCCCCTGAATTTTGCGCAGAAGCTGCTGAACTACGGAGACAAGCGCACCAGTCTGGAGGTGAAAGTAAGCCAGAGCCGCACTATTGAAGAGGTAAAGGGCGAGGTGAAGGAGCTGCTGGGGCCTAAATTCTCAGTGCTGGATTCTGATGAGCAGCACGTGAGCTTGCTGAAAGCCATTAAAGTGGAGAAGATGTTTGTGTTCATCACCTTCGCCTTTATTCTGCTCATTGCCTCGCTAAATATCTTTTTCTCCTTGTCGATGCTGGTCATTGACAAGCGCAAGGACGTGGCTATTCTGCAGGCTATGGGGGCCGGCCAGCGCACCATTCGGAACATTTTCCTGTTTGAAGGGGCTATTGTGGCGCAGGTAGGTGCTATTACCGGCCTGGTGATTGGGGTAACCATTTGCTGGCTGCAGCAAACTTTTCATCTGGTATCCATGGGTATGGCCACCAGCGTGGTTGATTCCTACCCCGTGAAGATGCAACTCTCTGATATTGTGTGGACCGGCGTTGCAATCATTATCATCACTATCGTTGTTTCTATTCGGCCGGCGCTTAGCGCCTCCAAGCTGGATATCAGAGACAACCTCTAA